Proteins encoded together in one Chitinophaga sp. LS1 window:
- a CDS encoding LolA family protein, producing MRRWIIALIMMCGVVQANAQQHQGYKPVADIAGFKQQFATASRQTQSIQCDFVQEKNLSMLADKITSKGKFWFKKENKVRMEYTTPSYYLLVMNGKDIKTKDGQKESHVSTKGNKLFEQINKITVDCVQGNVVDNADFKTTILESTAGYLLEMTPVNKQLAQYFKTIVLLVDKKDLTVNKIEMYEAGGDNTTISFLHKQLNVNIPDATFAAK from the coding sequence ATGCGTAGATGGATAATAGCATTGATAATGATGTGTGGTGTGGTGCAGGCAAATGCCCAACAGCATCAGGGATATAAACCGGTAGCAGACATAGCTGGTTTCAAGCAGCAGTTTGCCACAGCCTCCCGTCAGACGCAGTCTATACAATGTGATTTCGTGCAGGAAAAGAACCTGAGCATGTTGGCAGACAAGATCACTTCCAAAGGTAAGTTCTGGTTCAAGAAAGAAAATAAGGTAAGAATGGAGTATACCACTCCATCGTACTACCTGCTGGTGATGAATGGCAAAGACATCAAAACTAAAGATGGTCAGAAAGAAAGTCATGTATCTACAAAGGGCAACAAACTGTTCGAGCAGATCAACAAGATCACTGTGGATTGTGTACAGGGGAATGTAGTGGACAATGCAGATTTTAAAACCACCATCCTTGAAAGCACCGCTGGTTACCTGCTGGAAATGACACCAGTGAACAAACAGCTGGCACAGTACTTCAAGACGATCGTACTGCTGGTAGACAAGAAAGATCTGACTGTGAATAAGATTGAGATGTACGAAGCCGGTGGAGACAATACCACCATCAGCTTTCTGCACAAACAACTGAATGTAAATATACCGGATGCGACTTTTGCTGCTAAATAG
- a CDS encoding NAD(P)/FAD-dependent oxidoreductase: MQQYDVIIIGSGLGSLVCGAILGKYGYRVCLYEKNRQIGGCLQTYSRDKAIIDSGVHYLGGLEDGQTLHKVFRYLGVLNNMKLLRMEMDGFDHIHFGNEPQVYKIAQGRDNFIQQLLTSFPKEKDALHAYVNKLEEVCGKFPLFNLRMGSAAEKESVMGEEVCAFLRSITDDERLQHVLAGNNMLYAGFPEKTPLYVHALVQHSYIESAWKCIDGGSIIARSLNKTIRAQGGDIIRNTEVKEIVEKDGKVSHIVLEDGKEIEGKYFISGLHPARTIGMLKGDGLRNAYKSRINSLENTPGTFMINVVLKPNTFPYLNHNIYHHATSNAWDGINYTADNWPLTYAMFVSASTGHEEYADNLSIMTYMRYEDVAQWHDTFNTDDKPHERDASYQEFKTEKAEKLLDMVSEQYPHLRSCIQSMYVATPLTYRDYLNIPEGSMYGVVKDAREPLKSMIPAATRIPNLYLTGQNLNLHGILGVTMSAVLTCAGLVDIETIVEEINKS; encoded by the coding sequence ATGCAGCAATATGATGTCATAATTATCGGAAGTGGCCTGGGCAGTTTAGTTTGCGGAGCCATCCTCGGCAAGTATGGTTATCGCGTTTGTTTATATGAAAAGAACAGGCAGATAGGTGGATGTCTGCAAACTTATTCGCGCGACAAGGCAATTATTGATTCCGGTGTACACTATCTGGGTGGCCTGGAAGATGGACAAACCCTTCACAAAGTGTTCAGGTACCTGGGTGTACTGAACAACATGAAGCTGCTTCGTATGGAGATGGATGGTTTCGATCATATCCATTTCGGCAACGAGCCGCAGGTGTATAAAATAGCCCAGGGACGTGATAACTTTATTCAGCAACTGTTAACATCTTTTCCAAAAGAAAAGGATGCCTTGCATGCCTATGTAAACAAACTGGAAGAAGTATGTGGCAAATTCCCACTCTTTAACCTGAGAATGGGTAGTGCCGCTGAAAAGGAAAGTGTAATGGGCGAAGAGGTCTGCGCATTTCTGCGAAGTATCACGGATGATGAACGCCTGCAACATGTACTTGCCGGGAATAACATGCTCTATGCTGGTTTTCCTGAAAAAACACCGTTGTATGTACACGCCCTGGTACAACACAGCTATATAGAAAGTGCCTGGAAATGTATAGACGGTGGTTCCATCATTGCCCGTAGCCTGAACAAGACGATCCGTGCACAGGGTGGTGACATCATTCGCAATACGGAAGTAAAGGAAATCGTAGAGAAAGATGGGAAGGTGAGTCATATCGTACTGGAAGACGGTAAGGAAATAGAAGGAAAGTATTTCATTTCCGGTCTGCACCCTGCCCGTACCATCGGTATGTTAAAAGGTGACGGATTGCGTAATGCTTACAAGTCCCGCATTAACTCACTGGAAAATACGCCCGGTACCTTTATGATCAATGTGGTACTGAAGCCCAATACTTTCCCATACCTGAATCACAACATATATCATCACGCCACTTCCAATGCATGGGATGGCATTAATTATACAGCGGACAACTGGCCGCTGACTTATGCCATGTTCGTATCGGCGAGTACCGGTCACGAGGAATATGCTGATAACCTGTCTATTATGACCTATATGCGTTACGAAGATGTGGCGCAATGGCATGATACCTTTAATACTGATGATAAGCCACACGAACGGGATGCCAGTTACCAGGAATTTAAAACGGAGAAAGCTGAAAAGCTGCTGGATATGGTCTCGGAGCAATATCCACACCTGCGTAGCTGCATCCAATCCATGTATGTGGCCACACCACTCACGTACCGCGACTACCTGAACATTCCGGAAGGTAGTATGTACGGCGTAGTCAAAGATGCTAGAGAACCGTTAAAGTCTATGATTCCTGCAGCAACCAGAATACCTAATTTGTATCTTACAGGCCAAAATCTGAACTTACATGGTATTTTGGGTGTAACGATGAGTGCGGTGCTGACCTGTGCGGGGTTAGTAGATATTGAAACCATCGTGGAAGAGATAAATAAGAGTTAA
- a CDS encoding 1-acyl-sn-glycerol-3-phosphate acyltransferase, with the protein MGKLFVGIYNFFDRHKAWCWACMLFSFVLVGVGAWQIRLEEDITRILPQDKTLDKLQQVFNDSHFADKLVITISQKDSTAAAQPDSLTAFAGELADSAKIHLAPWMNQIQAQVQDSTVLDMMQVMQDHLPVFLEEQDYARIDSLITPERLQQSLQSNYNTLISPAGLVVKKVIGVDPTGMSWLGIKKLQHLQYDDHFELYDGYIMTKDHQHILMFITPRYPPSATGKNTVFLDELQAQIDSLQGYHSFTTASYFGGTAVSAGNAIQLKKDLVLTLSITIVVFVILIPLYFRKKRAAVLLMLPVVFGGLFSLACIWLVQGSISGIALGVGAVVLGIAINYSLHVFNHYRHFPDIREVINDLATPMTIGSFTTIGGFFCLQFIASPILQDVGIFAAFSLIGAALFSLIFLPHLIVLGKREEVAHHDTWLDKISTYKPEKNKWLVGAILVLTVIFFFTMKNVAFESDMMRMNFMRPELKEAEATLNKVNAYTAQSVYLITEGPDLETALQRSEALLPKVDQLQQQGVVKKYTGVNVLLLSNQEQQRRIQRWNAYWTPEKKQQVIAYLQQHGPAVGFKPAAFEPFAHWLTQHFEHIPDATLQNLRTGSLGDFITEKHGEISLVTLLKVDPAQKKTIYEKLEHDPNTTILDKQYVTNRLVVVLQNEFSSIAWMTSLLVFFALLLSYGRIELTIITFIPMAISWVWILGIMGLFGIRFNIVNIILSTFIFGLGDDYSIFTMDGLLQRYKTGKEENLSSFRSSIFLSAITTIIGLGVMIFAKHPSLKSLALISIIGITSVVLVSQVLIPFLFNWLITNRVNKGRAPWTLHGWLKSVFSFTYFVFGCLLMTVIGWFLLRVNPFNRKVGKQLYHRVLSKYTWSVIYIMGNVKKKIINPLGEKLDKPAVIISNHTSFLDILVSTMLHPNVVLLTSKWVWNSPVFGAVVRMADYYPVADGAEGSIEKLKEQVDNGYSIVVYPEGTRSPDGKMKRFHKGAFYIAEQLGLDILPIIIHGTGYTMSKNDFLLKDGHITVKYLPRIAPGDSYAARTKEVSRYFKAEYEVLRQSIETPAYYREQMIYNYIYKGPVLEWYMRIKTKLEGNYELFDELLPKKGRILDVGCGYGFLSYMLHWMSPDRVIKGIDYDEDKIITAQHGYLKGEQLSFECVDVTNYTFDRYDAFVITDVLHYLQADEQAKVLSACINQLEPGGVIIVRDGDSDLTERHEGTRLTEFFSTKLLGFNKTKDKPLSFFSSSAIANIVAANGAVMEKIDNTRYTSNVIFIIKKLPPEDAAI; encoded by the coding sequence ATGGGCAAATTATTCGTAGGCATATACAATTTCTTTGATCGTCACAAAGCATGGTGCTGGGCCTGTATGCTATTCAGTTTTGTACTGGTAGGCGTAGGGGCGTGGCAGATCCGGCTGGAAGAGGATATTACCCGTATTCTGCCCCAGGATAAAACCCTCGATAAGCTACAGCAGGTGTTCAATGATTCACACTTTGCTGATAAGCTGGTCATCACTATTTCACAAAAAGACAGTACTGCTGCTGCACAACCTGATAGTCTTACTGCATTTGCCGGTGAACTTGCCGATAGTGCAAAAATACACCTGGCTCCCTGGATGAACCAGATCCAGGCACAGGTACAGGATAGTACCGTGCTGGATATGATGCAGGTAATGCAGGATCATCTGCCTGTATTCCTGGAAGAACAGGATTATGCACGTATCGATTCACTCATCACACCTGAGCGATTACAGCAATCACTGCAAAGCAATTATAACACCCTGATCTCACCGGCAGGACTGGTGGTGAAAAAAGTGATCGGCGTGGATCCTACCGGCATGTCCTGGCTGGGTATCAAGAAATTACAACACTTACAATACGACGACCATTTTGAGCTGTATGATGGTTACATCATGACGAAAGACCATCAGCACATCTTAATGTTTATCACTCCCAGGTATCCTCCCAGTGCAACGGGAAAGAACACTGTTTTCTTAGATGAACTACAGGCGCAGATCGATTCATTGCAGGGATATCATTCATTTACGACCGCTTCTTATTTTGGAGGAACGGCTGTATCAGCAGGTAATGCGATACAGTTGAAAAAGGACCTGGTGCTTACACTGAGCATTACCATTGTTGTATTTGTGATACTGATTCCACTGTATTTCCGTAAGAAGAGAGCAGCGGTATTACTGATGCTGCCGGTAGTATTCGGTGGTTTATTTTCACTGGCCTGCATCTGGCTGGTACAGGGTAGCATCTCTGGTATTGCATTGGGTGTAGGTGCGGTGGTATTGGGGATTGCGATCAACTACTCCCTCCATGTATTTAACCATTACCGACATTTCCCCGACATCCGTGAGGTGATCAATGACCTTGCGACACCGATGACGATCGGTAGCTTTACCACGATCGGTGGTTTCTTTTGTTTACAGTTCATAGCATCTCCTATTTTGCAGGATGTGGGCATCTTTGCTGCATTCAGTCTGATAGGGGCTGCATTATTCTCCCTTATTTTCTTACCGCATCTGATTGTATTAGGGAAGAGAGAAGAAGTAGCTCATCATGACACCTGGTTAGATAAGATCTCTACTTATAAACCGGAGAAAAATAAATGGTTGGTAGGTGCTATTCTTGTGTTGACGGTGATCTTCTTCTTTACTATGAAGAATGTAGCTTTTGAAAGCGATATGATGCGTATGAACTTCATGCGTCCTGAGCTGAAAGAAGCAGAAGCTACCCTCAATAAGGTCAATGCTTACACTGCGCAATCCGTATACCTGATCACCGAAGGTCCCGACCTGGAAACCGCCTTGCAACGCAGCGAAGCATTGCTGCCAAAGGTGGATCAGTTACAACAACAGGGTGTTGTGAAAAAGTATACTGGTGTGAATGTATTGTTACTTTCGAATCAGGAACAACAACGTCGTATCCAAAGATGGAACGCATACTGGACACCTGAGAAGAAACAACAGGTCATTGCGTATCTGCAACAGCATGGTCCTGCTGTAGGTTTTAAACCCGCTGCCTTCGAACCATTTGCACACTGGCTCACCCAGCACTTCGAACATATACCGGATGCGACCTTACAGAATCTGCGTACAGGGTCATTAGGCGATTTTATCACAGAAAAGCATGGTGAAATATCGCTCGTAACGCTGCTGAAAGTAGATCCTGCACAGAAAAAGACAATCTACGAAAAGCTGGAACACGATCCCAATACCACCATTCTCGACAAGCAATATGTAACGAACCGTTTAGTGGTCGTATTACAAAATGAATTCAGCAGCATTGCCTGGATGACTTCATTGCTGGTATTCTTTGCATTGTTACTCTCATACGGTCGTATAGAACTCACCATCATCACCTTTATCCCCATGGCCATCAGCTGGGTGTGGATATTGGGTATCATGGGGCTGTTTGGTATCCGTTTCAATATTGTGAATATTATTCTCAGTACATTCATCTTTGGTCTGGGTGACGATTACAGCATCTTTACCATGGATGGGTTATTGCAACGATACAAGACGGGGAAAGAAGAGAATCTGTCTTCATTCCGTTCTTCCATTTTCCTGTCAGCGATCACTACTATCATAGGTCTGGGTGTGATGATCTTTGCAAAACACCCTTCCCTGAAGTCGCTGGCATTGATCTCTATCATTGGTATCACCTCCGTAGTGTTGGTATCACAGGTACTGATTCCGTTCCTGTTCAACTGGCTCATTACCAACAGGGTCAATAAAGGCAGGGCGCCGTGGACACTGCATGGCTGGCTGAAGTCAGTATTTTCTTTCACTTATTTTGTATTCGGTTGTCTGCTTATGACGGTGATAGGATGGTTCCTGCTCCGTGTCAATCCATTCAATAGAAAAGTTGGTAAGCAATTATATCATCGCGTATTATCAAAATACACATGGTCTGTGATATACATCATGGGCAATGTAAAAAAGAAGATCATCAATCCTTTGGGTGAAAAGCTGGATAAGCCAGCTGTCATCATCAGTAATCATACGTCATTCCTCGATATCCTGGTGTCTACTATGCTGCATCCGAATGTGGTGCTGCTCACCAGTAAGTGGGTATGGAACTCACCTGTATTTGGTGCAGTGGTGAGAATGGCTGATTACTACCCGGTGGCAGATGGTGCAGAAGGTAGTATTGAGAAACTGAAAGAACAGGTAGACAATGGCTACTCTATAGTAGTATATCCTGAAGGTACCCGCTCTCCTGACGGTAAAATGAAACGCTTCCACAAAGGTGCTTTCTATATTGCAGAACAGTTAGGACTTGATATTTTACCAATCATTATTCATGGCACGGGTTACACCATGAGTAAGAATGACTTCCTGCTCAAGGATGGTCATATCACGGTGAAATACCTGCCCCGTATTGCACCCGGCGATAGCTATGCTGCACGTACCAAGGAGGTGAGCCGTTATTTCAAAGCAGAGTACGAAGTGCTGCGTCAGTCCATAGAAACGCCTGCCTACTATCGTGAGCAGATGATCTATAACTATATCTACAAAGGCCCGGTATTGGAATGGTACATGCGTATCAAAACCAAACTGGAAGGTAACTATGAACTGTTCGATGAGCTGTTGCCAAAGAAAGGGCGTATACTGGATGTAGGCTGTGGATATGGATTCCTGAGTTATATGCTCCACTGGATGTCGCCTGACAGAGTGATTAAGGGTATTGATTATGATGAAGATAAGATCATCACTGCACAGCATGGCTACCTGAAAGGAGAGCAGCTGTCATTTGAATGCGTAGACGTAACCAATTATACATTTGACAGGTACGATGCATTTGTAATCACAGATGTATTGCACTACCTGCAAGCGGACGAGCAGGCAAAAGTACTGTCAGCGTGCATCAATCAACTGGAACCGGGTGGCGTGATCATAGTAAGGGATGGAGATAGTGACCTCACCGAAAGGCATGAAGGTACCCGTCTCACTGAATTCTTTTCTACCAAACTGCTTGGGTTCAACAAGACAAAAGATAAACCCTTGTCTTTCTTCTCCTCATCCGCAATCGCCAACATTGTAGCAGCTAATGGCGCCGTGATGGAGAAAATTGATAACACGCGTTATACCTCGAATGTTATTTTTATTATCAAAAAGTTACCCCCTGAAGATGCAGCAATATGA
- a CDS encoding C45 family peptidase, with translation MNKGKKRSGWRKLGRALLFIFGSFLLLLIALIIYVVSVGHIHPPDIADKRALKLERKPLDSTAYTIGNNWFRKSNSGLYEMYIEGKPFDRGVIYGKLSAELVKRQEDNFTDQIKKMIPSQSYLKFLRYFVGFFNRNLANNIEEENKEEIYGISFSASDKYDFIGTNYERLLNYHAAHDIGHALQNMALVGCTSFATWNDASADSSLIIGRNFDFYVGDKFAEDKVIAFYHPDKGFNFMIVTWAGFTGCASGMNQAGLTVTINADKSKIPTGSATPVSLVAREILQYAKNIDEAYAIAKKHTMFVSESFLIGSAFDNRAAIIEKTPDSMELYDPKKNFITCTNHFQGENFKATPENIRQRDETASGYRFERLTELLKEKGPNTVQNTVDILRDRFGLHGKDIGVGNEKAINQFIAHHSVVFEPKKKLVWVSTAPWQLGEYVCYNLDSIFSMHGLQTDHEVYDSSRMIAPDPFMQTKAFTNFKVYRSLKVAAQAGVDLDPGMIPALDPEFYHAYVVAGDYAFKHGDLQRAKVFYERALTKVIANKSEEIHIRKQIELCNKKS, from the coding sequence ATGAATAAGGGGAAAAAACGGAGCGGATGGCGCAAATTGGGGAGAGCGCTGTTATTTATTTTTGGTAGCTTTTTATTGCTGCTGATAGCGCTGATCATTTATGTAGTGAGCGTAGGTCATATCCATCCACCGGATATTGCTGACAAGCGTGCACTGAAACTGGAGCGTAAACCACTGGATTCAACGGCGTATACCATTGGCAACAACTGGTTCCGTAAGAGCAACAGTGGTCTGTATGAAATGTATATAGAAGGAAAGCCTTTTGACAGAGGAGTGATCTATGGCAAGCTCTCTGCAGAACTGGTAAAAAGACAGGAAGACAACTTCACGGATCAGATCAAGAAGATGATCCCTTCCCAGTCGTATCTGAAGTTCCTGCGCTACTTCGTAGGATTCTTCAACCGTAACCTGGCTAATAATATTGAAGAAGAGAATAAGGAAGAAATATACGGGATCTCTTTCTCTGCTTCTGACAAATACGATTTCATTGGCACTAACTATGAGCGCTTGCTCAACTACCACGCTGCACACGACATTGGTCACGCATTGCAGAATATGGCACTGGTGGGTTGTACCAGCTTCGCTACCTGGAATGACGCTTCTGCTGATAGTAGCCTGATCATAGGCCGTAACTTCGACTTTTATGTAGGCGATAAGTTTGCAGAAGACAAAGTGATAGCCTTCTATCATCCTGACAAAGGGTTCAACTTTATGATTGTGACCTGGGCTGGTTTCACCGGTTGTGCATCAGGTATGAACCAGGCAGGTTTGACAGTGACCATCAATGCAGATAAGAGTAAGATCCCTACCGGTTCAGCAACGCCTGTATCGCTGGTCGCGAGAGAGATCCTGCAGTATGCAAAGAACATCGACGAAGCATATGCGATCGCAAAGAAGCATACCATGTTCGTATCTGAGTCTTTCCTGATTGGTTCAGCATTTGACAACCGTGCCGCCATCATTGAAAAGACACCGGACAGCATGGAGTTGTATGATCCTAAAAAGAACTTCATCACCTGCACCAATCACTTTCAGGGTGAGAACTTTAAAGCGACGCCTGAAAATATCAGGCAGAGAGATGAAACAGCTTCCGGTTACCGCTTTGAGCGCCTGACCGAACTGCTAAAAGAGAAAGGTCCGAATACAGTTCAAAACACTGTCGATATTCTGCGCGACCGTTTTGGTCTGCATGGTAAAGATATTGGTGTAGGTAATGAGAAAGCAATCAACCAGTTCATTGCACATCACTCCGTAGTATTTGAACCAAAGAAGAAGCTGGTATGGGTATCTACAGCGCCATGGCAGCTGGGAGAGTATGTATGCTACAACCTGGATTCCATTTTTAGCATGCATGGTTTACAAACGGATCATGAGGTGTACGATAGTAGCCGCATGATAGCACCTGATCCATTCATGCAAACAAAAGCCTTTACTAATTTTAAAGTATATCGTTCTTTAAAAGTTGCTGCACAAGCAGGAGTGGACCTGGATCCTGGCATGATACCAGCGCTGGATCCTGAATTTTACCATGCTTATGTAGTGGCTGGTGATTATGCATTTAAGCATGGTGACCTTCAAAGAGCAAAAGTATTTTATGAAAGAGCACTCACTAAGGTGATCGCGAACAAATCAGAAGAGATCCATATCCGGAAACAAATAGAATTGTGTAATAAAAAATCATGA
- a CDS encoding DUF2062 domain-containing protein, with amino-acid sequence MTEQPIYNDQFSARKVAVLIPTYNNAGTLKAVLQDVLSYTHHVIVVNDGSTDSTTAILDEFPHLQRVEYTPNKGKGIALRRGFKYAMQQGYDYVITMDADGQHFASDLPVMLDMVSTHPKSIVIGARNLQQENMPGKNTFANKFSNFWFYVETGLKMPDTQSGYRLYPIYAMKGMHFWCTKYEFEIEVMVRSAWKGIGIDSAPVKVYYPPAEERVSHFRPLRDFSRISVLNTVLVLITFLYIKPRDFIRYLFKKESWKSIWNDHILNRNESNAKKAAAIALGVFLGIVPIWGFQLLSAYLLAARLKLNKALVLIACNISVPPMIPFIIFVSFATGKFWMKNGSMTINFSKQLSFETVKLNFEQYLYGSITLSIVAGLLAGLIVYALLSIFRNDPVKQDQPI; translated from the coding sequence ATGACGGAACAGCCAATATACAACGATCAGTTTTCGGCACGCAAAGTAGCCGTATTGATTCCTACCTACAACAATGCCGGCACACTCAAAGCTGTGCTACAGGATGTATTATCCTATACTCACCACGTGATTGTTGTGAACGATGGCAGCACGGATAGTACTACTGCTATCCTGGATGAGTTTCCGCACCTTCAACGGGTGGAGTACACGCCTAACAAAGGAAAAGGTATTGCCCTGCGCAGAGGCTTTAAGTACGCCATGCAGCAGGGGTATGATTATGTGATCACTATGGATGCTGATGGGCAGCACTTTGCTTCAGACCTGCCGGTGATGTTGGACATGGTGAGCACGCATCCTAAGTCCATCGTGATTGGTGCACGTAATTTGCAACAGGAAAACATGCCCGGCAAAAATACATTTGCCAACAAGTTTTCCAACTTCTGGTTCTATGTGGAAACAGGGTTGAAAATGCCGGACACACAATCCGGTTATCGCCTGTATCCAATATATGCTATGAAGGGCATGCACTTCTGGTGTACAAAATATGAATTTGAAATAGAAGTAATGGTGCGCAGTGCCTGGAAGGGTATAGGCATCGATTCAGCGCCTGTAAAGGTATATTATCCGCCAGCAGAAGAGCGGGTTTCTCACTTCCGCCCGCTGCGTGATTTTTCCCGTATCAGTGTATTGAACACGGTATTGGTGCTGATCACTTTTCTGTATATCAAGCCACGTGACTTTATCCGCTACCTCTTCAAAAAGGAGAGCTGGAAGAGTATCTGGAATGATCATATTCTGAACAGGAATGAATCCAATGCGAAGAAGGCAGCAGCCATCGCGTTGGGGGTGTTCCTGGGTATCGTACCCATCTGGGGTTTTCAGCTACTGAGCGCTTACCTGCTGGCAGCGAGATTAAAACTCAACAAGGCTTTGGTACTGATAGCATGTAATATCAGCGTACCGCCCATGATCCCTTTTATCATCTTTGTCAGCTTTGCAACAGGTAAGTTCTGGATGAAAAATGGCAGTATGACCATCAACTTTAGCAAGCAACTGAGCTTTGAAACGGTGAAGCTGAACTTTGAACAATATCTCTATGGTAGTATTACGCTTTCGATCGTGGCTGGCTTGCTGGCAGGATTGATAGTGTATGCATTACTTTCTATATTCAGGAACGATCCTGTAAAACAAGACCAGCCAATTTAG
- the acpS gene encoding holo-ACP synthase, which translates to MIYGIGTDIVDVARIGAKIAKGIGFKELVFTPHEIAYCEQQVHSEEHYAARFAAKEALLKALGTGYMHGGVHFNEIEITNDATGKPLLELIGNARSYYEQLQIKQILVSLSHINTTAVATVIIEV; encoded by the coding sequence ATGATCTACGGCATAGGAACAGATATCGTTGACGTGGCACGCATAGGCGCCAAAATAGCCAAGGGAATTGGTTTTAAGGAACTTGTGTTCACCCCTCACGAGATCGCCTATTGCGAGCAGCAGGTACATAGCGAAGAGCACTATGCCGCCCGGTTTGCAGCCAAGGAAGCCCTGTTGAAAGCACTGGGTACCGGTTACATGCATGGCGGGGTACATTTCAATGAAATAGAGATTACCAATGATGCTACCGGCAAGCCATTGCTAGAGCTGATAGGTAATGCCCGCTCCTACTACGAACAGCTACAGATCAAACAGATTTTGGTTTCATTGTCACACATTAACACCACTGCGGTGGCGACTGTGATCATTGAAGTCTGA
- a CDS encoding 3-hydroxyacyl-ACP dehydratase, with product MLAGKLYTLEQTLQEAADSATYRIVLNAQHPVFEGHFPGRPVVPGVTMMQTIQELLEGKLQQKVVLKKASQMKFLNMIDPNANPQVDVTIQHKEQEGEIKVTASLKFDVLTFMKFQGSFVTAS from the coding sequence ATGTTAGCAGGAAAATTATATACACTGGAACAGACATTACAGGAGGCAGCAGACAGCGCCACTTATCGTATCGTGCTGAATGCGCAGCATCCTGTATTTGAAGGCCATTTCCCCGGGCGCCCTGTGGTCCCTGGTGTAACGATGATGCAAACCATCCAGGAACTACTGGAAGGCAAGTTACAGCAGAAGGTGGTGCTGAAAAAAGCCAGCCAGATGAAGTTCCTGAACATGATCGATCCAAATGCAAACCCGCAGGTGGACGTGACTATTCAGCACAAGGAACAGGAAGGAGAAATCAAAGTGACAGCCTCGCTGAAGTTTGATGTGCTCACATTTATGAAATTTCAGGGATCATTCGTAACCGCTTCATGA